In Populus nigra chromosome 10, ddPopNigr1.1, whole genome shotgun sequence, the following proteins share a genomic window:
- the LOC133704983 gene encoding transcriptional regulator SUPERMAN-like — translation MERNSLSSNVNGHSNIGSRACNNNDKKKKLRDSWNFSSCQSNGHDYLGGLSWPPRSYTCSFCKREFKSAQALGGHMNVHRRDRARLRLSPPRDEQCPILTLNLNPNPSFCTPFNRTIPSLVSPPLTELSTPSLASEVKKWTVGGNPLDPSSPNLSDLTTNVSRKSFFENFDGFTRQDGFKIWNKGEIVRLDLDIGLVSDSKDDLDLELRLGSLN, via the coding sequence ATGGAGAGGAACAGTTTGAGTAGCAACGTGAATGGCCATAGTAATATTGGAAGTAGAGCGTGCAACAACAAtgacaagaagaagaagcttaGAGATTCATGGAACTTTAGCAGCTGCCAAAGCAATGGACATGATTATCTTGGTGGGCTTTCTTGGCCTCCAAGATCGTACACGTGTAGCTTCTGCAAAAGGGAATTTAAATCTGCTCAAGCTCTCGGAGGTCACATGAATGTTCATAGGAGAGACAGAGCCAGGTTGAGACTGTCACCTCCAAGGGATGAACAGTGTCCTATTCTGACCCTTAACCTGAACCCTAACCCTAGTTTCTGTACTCCATTCAATCGCACAATACCATCCTTGGTTTCTCCTCCTCTTACTGAACTATCTACCCCATCTTTAGCTTCCGAAGTCAAGAAATGGACCGTTGGTGGTAACCCTCTCGACCCTTCAAGCCCCAACCTTTCTGATTTAACAACAAACGTGAGCAGAAAATCCTTCTTTGAAAACTTCGATGGTTTCACAAGACAAGATGGATTCAAGATCTGGAATAAGGGTGAGATTGTGAGGTTAGATTTGGATATTGGTCTTGTCAGTGACTCCAAGGATGATTTGGATTTGGAACTTCGACTGGGATCTCTTAATTAG